A stretch of DNA from Cyanobium sp. AMD-g:
CCTCGATCGTGTCGATGTCCTCTGGTGGATCGCCCTGCTGATCCAGGCCCTCGCCATCCCCGGCACCGTGCTGCCGGTGGCCCCCGGCCTCACCCTGCTTCCCCTGGGGGCGTTGCTGTGGTGCTGGGCCGTGGGCTGGTCCGCCGGCTGGCCGGCCCTGCTGCTGGCCGTGGTGCTGCTCGCCCTGGGCTGGGGGGCCGAGGCCCTGGGCCTGCTGCTCGGTCCGGCCCGGTTGCAGGCCACACGCTGGAGTTACGTGGGCGCCGGCCTGGGCCTGGTTGTGGGCCTGCTGGGGCTGCTGCCGGCCCTGCCGGTGGGTGGGCCCCTGCTCGGTGCCCTGGTGGGCCCCCTGCTCGGGGCCAGCCTTGGCGAGCTGCTCACCGCCCCGCCGTCCCTGGGCCCCCCAGGCCTGGGACGGTTGCGCCGTTCCCTGCTCGTGGGCCTGGCGGTGGTGGCCGGCATGCTGGTGAGTCGCGTGGCCCAGCTGCTGCTGGCCCTGGTGGGGCTGCTGGGGTTCGTGCTGCTCACCGCCGGCCCCTTCGCCACCCGCCTCGCCGGCTGATGGGCGCGGCGCAGACGGCTTCAGCGGCTGGGGTGGGGCGGCAGGGGGTCGGCGTCGCCGCTGGCCAGCACCAGCTGGCGGTAGGCCGCCGTGGCGATGCAGACCACCAGGGGCCAGGCCACGAAGGCCCCCACCAGGCAGGCCAGCAGACCCAGCAGCATCAGCAGGCCCCCGATCAGGGTGAGCAGCAGCACCATCAGCCAGCTGGGGTCCACCAGGGTCCGCCCCCGCTGCAGGGCGGTGCGGGAGCCGGCCCGCTCGAACAGCACGATCTGGGTGAGGAAGCTCTGGTTGATCGCCAGATAGATCACACCCAGCAGCAGCACCCCCAGGAGCAGGGCGAACACCACCGCCAGGCTCAGGCCCAGCACCTCCACCAGGGTGCGGCTGAACGGCACCAGCTGGTCGGCATAGATGCTGAGAAGTGCCAGGGGGCCGCCCACCAGCAGCAGCAGGCCGATCAGGGGTACCAGCACCACTGCCGCCAGCAGCAGCCAGGCCCGCAGCAGCCGCCCGAACACCTCGCCGTCCCAGCGCATCAACTGCCCCAGGGAAGGGTGGCCGCCCTGGATGGCGCTGCCGGCACCGCGCACCAGTCCGATGGCACACCAGAGGTTGAGCAGCAGGTTCGCCGTCAGTCCGATCAGGTAAAGGAGCCAGTCGAGGGGATCGCTGGAGGCCACGCCGCCGTTGCTGATCTGGCTCTGCAGGGGCTGGATCAGGAACTGGAGGGCGACCACCACCAGGGGAAAGCCTACGAAGGGCCCCGGGCTGCGGCTGAAGGCCCGCCAGCCCTCCTGAAGGGCATCACCGAAGTCGAGTCGGGGACCGTGCCGCCCGACGGGTGCGTGCATCAAGGCGAGTCCATAGACCCCGAAAGTTAGAGGGGCACTCGCAACTCCGCCACGGCGTCGCGCATGGCGGCCACGGCGACATCGACGTCCGCCGCTGTGGTCCCCCGTCCCAGCCCGAAGCGGACTGTGGCGCCAGCGGCGCGGCGGTCGAGGCCGAGGGCGGCCAGCACGTGGGAGGGGCTGCCCTGGCTGCAAGCTGACCCGCTGCTCACAGCCACCTGGCGGCGCAGCTGCCGGTGCAGCCGGGTGCCGTCCACCCCTTCCACCGTGACACTCAGGCTGTGGGGCAGGGTGTGGAGCGGCTGGCCGTTGCGGCGCATGCCGCCCAGGGCTTCCAGCTCGTTCCAGAGGCGGTCACGCAGGGCCCCGAGGCGCTCGGCCCGCTCCTGGCGGTCGGCCAGGGCACCGGTGACGGCGGCACCGAGGCCGACGATCAGGGGCACCGGCAGGGTGCCGCCCCGCAACCCGCCCTCCTGGCCGCCGCCGAGCTGCTGCGGGGCCAGGGGCACCCCTTCGCGGCGCAGCAGGGCGCCGACCCCCTTGGGCCCGTAGAGCTTGTGGCCACTGAGGCTGAGCAGGTCGATGCCGAGCTCGGCCATGGCCAGGGGGATGTGGCCCACCGCCTGGGCGGCATCGCAGTGGAACAGCACCCCCCGCTGGCGGCAGAGGGCGCCGATCTCGGCCAGGGGCTGGAGCACGCCGATCTCGTTGTTCGCCGCCATCACCGACAACAGCAGGGTGTCGGGGCCCAGGGCCTGGGCCAGCCGGTCCGGGTCGAGCCGGCCATCGGCCCCCACTGGCAGCACGGTGAGCGGAAAGCCGTGGCGCTCCAGCCAGGCCATCGGCTCCAGCACGGCACGATGCTCGCTGGCCAGGGTCACCAGGCGGCGGCGGGGCTCCCCACGCTCCAGGGCCGCCTCGGCCACCCCGCGCAGGGCCAGGTTGTTGGCTTCGGTGGCGCCGCTGGTGAAGATCACCGCGTCGCTGTCCACACCCAGCGCTTCGGCCACCCGCTTGCGGGCGATGTCCACCGCCGCGCCCGCCTCCAGGGCCGGCCGGTACAGGCGACTGGAGGGATTGGCGGCGTTCTGCGTCCACCAGGGCGCCATGGCCGCCAGTACCGCCGGATCGCACGGGGTGCTCGCGTGGTGGTCGAGGTACGTCAGCATGGGGACATGCTGAACCGTTTCCGCTCCTCCGGTGCCTGCCCGCTGCGGCTGCGGCCTGTCCTCCCCATGGCCTCGCTGGCGGCGTTCACCCTGGCGGCGGCCCTTGTGACGGGGGCCCTTGTGACGGTGGCCTCCAGCCTGGTCCTGCCCCGGCCAGCCGCCGCCCAGGACGACTCCCGCAGCAATGCCGAAAGCCGCCCCAAGGGCTTCAAGGTGCTGCTGGACCGGGTGACCCACCGGGGCCGGGAGGTGGTGGGCGTCTACGGCCAGGTGAGTGAACCCAGCCAGCCGGGGATGTGGCGTGTGCAGGTGTGGGAGGAGCTCGACGACCGGGTCACCGTCGCCACCGACAAGATCGGCTGCAGCCCCACCAGCCCCCTGCGGATCACCGGCAGCGCGCGGCGGCTGGTCATCCGCGAGCTCAATCCCGGTGGGGTGATCACCCCCGCCAACCGCCTTGACCACCTGATGTGGTGGGCCGTCTGCGTGCCCGAGCAGGCCGGCAAGGACCCCGCCAGCCTCGGCCCCCTGGCCCGCCAGCTCGGCTACAGCGGCCGCTTGCCTGAACGGGAACAGGTGGTGCTTGGTCCCGGTCGATAGATTTCCCCCATGAGCCAAGATCCTTCCGCCGTCGCAGGCCCCATCTCCGAGCCGTCCGGGGTGGAGGAGACGCCTGAGGCCACCAGCAGCACGCCGGTGCGGCTGCTGCTGGTCGATGATGAGCCCGGGCTGCGCACGGCGGTCAAGGCCTACCTGGAGGATGAGGGCTTCGCGGTCACCACCGCCAATGACGGCGAGGAAGGCTGGACCGCCGCCCAGGCCCAGATGCCCGATGTGGTGATCACCGATGTGATGATGCCCCGCTGCGACGGCTACGGCCTGCTGAAGCGGCTGCGGGCCGATGAGCGCCTCGGGGGCACCCCGGTGATCTTCCTCACGGCCAAGGGCATGACGGCCGACCGCATCGCCGGCTTCCAGGCCGGCGCCGACGACTACATCCCCAAGCCGTTCGACCCGGACGAACTGGTGGCGCGGGTGCGCAACGTGGTGCGCCGTCAGGAGCGGCTGCTGGCGGAGGCGGCCCGCTTCGCCGATGCCGACATCGGCGCCATGGCCCGCCAGATCACGGAGATCCGCTCGATGCTGGGGGGTGGGGGCGCCAGCGGCGCGGCCGGCAGTGCCAGGAAGCCCGTCTCCGACGTCAAGCTTGACTTCACCCCCCGCGAGGCCAGCGTCCTGCAGCTGGTGGCGGAAGGAATGATGAACAAGGAAATCGCCCGGCGGCTGGAAACCTCGATCCGCAACGTCGAGAAGTACGTCAGCCGGCTGTTCATCAAGACCGGCACCGCCAGCCGCACCGAGCTGGTGCGCTTCGCCCTCGAGCATGGGTTGGTCGATTGAGGCCCCCCAGCTTCCACCGCTGAACCTGCCGCCGGGCTGGCTGCCGTCCGAGCCCAATGCGGGCTGGACCTACCGCGACCGGATTCCCACCTCCGCAGCCGGTCTGGGGGTGGTGGCCTTCTACGCTGGCCGCTACTCCCACTCCAGCCGGGCGGATTGGGGACAGCGGCTGGCGGCCGGCGAGATCAGCCGCAATGGCGAGACGCTGCGGGCCGAGGTGAGCCTCGCCGGCGGCGACCGGTTGCTCTGGCGGCGTCCCCCCTGGGCGGAGCCCGCCGTGCCGGCCCGCTGGGACGTGATCCACGACGACGGCGATCTGCTGGTGATCGACAAGCCCAGCGGCCTGCCCGTGTTGCCGGCGGGCGGATTCCTGGAGCACACCGTGCTGCGGCTGCTGGAGCGCCAGACCGCCGCCGGGCCGGCTGGAGCGCCGCCACCGCGTCCGGTGCACCGGCTCGGCCGTTTCACCTCCGGCCTGTTGGTCTGCGCCCGCCGCCCTGCCACCCGCGCCTGGCTGAGCCAGCGGCTGCGGGAGAGCAGCGCCGCGGGCGAAGGGGAGGCCCCGTCCTGCCGCAAGCTCTACCGAGCGCTTCTGACGCCGGGGGGCCTGGCGCTGGAGCTCGGCGTTCCCCTGCCGATCACCACCCCCATCGGCCGTGGGGCCCACCCCTTGCTGGGCTGGATCTGGTGCGCCTCTCCAGACGGTCTGGCGGCAAGCAGTCAGCTGACCTTGCTGCGGCGCCATCCGGACGGGGATCTGGTGCAGGTGGCGATCGCCACGGGCCGGCCGCACCAGATCCGCATCCATTGCGCCGCCATCGGGGCGCCCCTGCTGGGGGATCCGCTGTATCTGCCTGGGGGATCCGCCCGGGTCGCGGTGCTGCCGGGGGAGGGGGGCTACCGGCTGCAGGCCCATCGCCTGAGTCTGACGGGACCGGATGGGGCCGCGCTCGCCTGGGAGGCGCCCCTGGCGGCGTGGGACCCGGGCTGATCAAGGCCGGGGGGGCTCAGCCGCGCTCGAAGGCGATCAGCCGGGAGAAATAGAACGGCGCCTGGTTGAGGCTGCGGTGGACGGGGCGGAAGCCGGCGCTGGCGGCCGCCGCCACGATGCCGTCTTCCCGCAGGGTGTAGGCGCGGGTGGTCTTGCTCGGTCCGGGGAACAGCTGACCGATCTGCTTGAGCACCGCCAGCAGCGGCGTGTAGGGGGCGAAGCTGACGATCAGCTGGCGTTCGGCCATCGCCGCCAGATGCTGCACCATCGCTTCGGCCGCCGCCTGGGGGTAGTGGATGAAGACGTCCAGGCAGATCACCGTGTCGTAGTGACCCTGGAGACTCTCCAGGTCGGAGGCGCTGAAGCTCAGCTGCCTGGAGTCCAGACCGGCCTCGGCGGCACGGCGGCTGGCCTCGGCCACCATGGCCGCCGAGAGATCGCTGGCGGCGATCGAGCCGGCCCCGAGGGCCGCCAGGGGCAGGCTGAGACTGCCCACACCGCAGCCGGCATCGCAGAAGCTCCGGCTCGCGAGGTCGCCCTGCTGCTGCAGCCAGGCCAGCACCGCGTCCACCGTCTTCTGGTGGCCAAGGCGGATGTTGCGCTGGACCCGGTTCACCTCTTCGCTGTCGCTGTAGATGCGGTTCCAGCGCTCGAAGCCGGTGCTTTCGAAATAGGCCTGCACCTCGGCCTTCTCGGCCTGCGTCTCAGCGGGCGCGGGGGGTTGCAGTTCCGGGGGCATGGGGCGCAGGGCCGTTCGGGTGGGCCGGATCCTAGGGAGGTGGGGCCTGGGGCACGGTGACGGGGCGCCGCCAGTGCAGGCGCCCGTCGGCCGCCGTGCCCCAGCGCAGGGTGTCCCCCAGGGGCTGCCCCAGCAGCAGCTGCTCCAGCGGCCGCCGTTCGCCCAGCAGGCGCCGGGGGGCCAGGGTGGCTGCGGCGATCGAAGCGGTTACCTGGCCGCCCCAGCCGGCCAGCCGCCGCACCCCCTCCAGCAGCGGCAGGGTCACGCCGGCCAGGGTGCCGTCCTCCAGCCGGCAACTGCCGTCCTGCACCAGCAGCAGCCGCTCGTCCCAGCGGTGGCTGCCGTCGGCGAGTCCGTAGGGGGCCAGGGCGTCGCTGACGATCACCACCTGCCGGGGCGCCAGCCGCTGCAGCAGCACCGCCATGGTGGGGTCCACGTGCACGCCGTCGGCGATCAGCCCCAGGGCCACCTCCCCCTGGCGCAGCGCGGCGCCGACGGGCCCCGGGGCGCGGTGGTGCAGCCCGGCCATCGCATTGAAGCTGTGGGTGAGCATCCCGACGCCCTGCGTGAAGGCCTGGCTGGCCTGGGCCGCATCGGCGCCGCTGTGGCCCAGGCTGACCACCACGCCGGCGGCCCGCAGCGCTGCGATCACCTCGGCGGCCCCCTCCAGCTCCGGGGCCAGGGTCACCAGGGCGACATCGGCCTCCGGGCCGCCCGCGAAGCCGGCGATCAGCCGCTCGAGGGCGGCCCGGCTGGGGGCCTGCAGGTGCTGGGCCGGGTGGGCGCCGCGCCGCTCCGGGGCGAGGAACGGCCCCTCCAGATGGGCGCCCAGCAGCCGGCAGCGGCCGGGCCGGTGCCTACGGCGGGCCTCGGCCAGCACGGCCAGGGCCTGGCGCAGGGCCTCCGGGGCACAGGTCACCAGGGTGGGGCAGATGGCCTCCACCCCATCGCGCCAGACCAGCTCCAGCAAGGCCTGCAGGCGTGGCAGATCGCTGGACGTGAGTTCGGGGAAGGCCAGCCCCAGGCCGCCGTTGATCTGCAGGTCGACCCCCCCCATGGAAAGCCAGTCGCCGCCCCAGTCCTCGCCGGCAGACTGGCTACCCGGTGGCGTGGGCCGCACCCGGGCGATCAGCCCTTCGCTGTCGACACCAACTCTCCAGCGCGCCTCTGTTTCGTCGCAGGCCAGGTCGTCGCCCGCCAGTCGCAGGTTGCTCAGCCAGCGCATCCGGGCAGCCACGGGACGGGACAATGCCATCCTCGCCGCCCCCCGCCCCATGGATCCCGCTGCCCCAGCATCCGCGTCTGCCCCACCGCCTCAGGTGGCGGTGGTGATGGGCAGCGATTCCGACCTGCCGACGCTGGAGCCGGCGGTGCGGATCCTGGCGCAGCTGGGGGTGGCCACCGAAGTGCGGGTGCTCTCGGCCCATCGCACCCCGCGGGAGATGGCGGACTTCGCCGAGGCGGCCGCCTCCCGGGGCCTGCGGGTGATCATCGCCGGGGCGGGCGGCGCCGCCCACCTGCCCGGCATGGTGGCGGCCTTCTCGATGCTGCCGGTGATCGGCGTGCCCGTGCGCAGCCAGGCCCTCTCCGGGGTGGATTCGCTGCATTCCATCGTGCAGATGCCGGCGGGGATCCCGGTGGCGACGGTGGCGATCGGCGGCGGTCTCAACGCCGGTCTTCTGGCGGCCTCGATCCTGGCCATGACCGATCCCGTGCTCGCGCAGGCCCTGGAGGCTTACCGCCGTGGACTGCACGATCAGGTGGTGGCCAAGGATGGGCGCCTGCAGGCTCTGGGCAGCGCCGCCTACCTGGAGGCGATGGGCCAGGGATGAAGCGCTGGCTGTTGCCGGCCCGGCAGGCCAAGCTGATGGGAGTTCATCGATCCACCGGGGGCGTGCCCGGCTCCCGCTGATGCTTGAGCGGCTGGTGCTGCCCCCCTGGCTGCGGTTCTCGCTGGCCCTCCCCCTGCTGGTGCTCAACCTGTGGGTGCTGCGCCAGTTGCTGGTGCCCCTGGCACCGTTCCCGGCCCTGTTCCTGACGGCCGCCCTGCTGGCGTTCCTGCTCGACATCCCCAGCCGCTGGTTGATCCAGCGCGGTCTGCCCCGGCCATTGGCGCTGCTGCTGGTGCTGGGGCTGAGCCTCTCGGCGGTGGTGCTGGCGGCCCTGGTCCTGGTGCCGCGCCTGGTGGAGCAACTGGGCGACCTGGTGCTGGCCCTGCCGGGCTGGCTGGCCGAGGGGGAGACCCTGCTGGGCCGGCTGCAGAGCTGGGCCACCGAGCGGGGGCTGCCCACGGATTTCGGTGGGCTCAGCAGCGATCTGATCACCCGCACCAGCAAGATCGCCTCCCAGCTGAGCCAGCAGCTGCTGGGAATCCTGGGGGCCACGGTGAGCATCACCGTCAACACGGTGATCGTCCTGGTGCTGGCGGTGTTCCTGCTGCTGGGGGGCGAAGGCATCGCCAGGGGATTGGCGGAGTGGCTCCCCTCCGGCACTCGGGCCCTGGTGCTCAGCACCCTCGATCGCACCTTTCGGGGCTACTTCGCCGGCCAGGTGGTGCTGGCCCTGATCCTCAGCGGCGCCCAGAGTCTGGTGTTCACCCTGCTGGGGATCCCGTATGGGGTGCTGTTCGCCGTGGCGATCGGTTTCACCACCCTGATCCCCTACGCCAGTGCCCTCACCATCGTGGGGGTGAGCGTGCTGCTGGCCCTGGAGGACCCACGCACCGGCCTGGAGGTGCTGGCCGTGGCGATCACGGTCGGCCAGGTGGTCGACCAGGTGATCCAGCCGCGGCTGATGGGGTCGATCGTGGGTCTGCAACCCGCCTGGCTGCTGATCAGCCTGCCGATCGGCGCCCGGTTGGGGGGCTTGCTGGGTCTGGGGGAATTGCTGGGTCTGCTGCTGGCGGTCCCGGTCGCCAGCTGCTCCAAGACCTTCCTTGATGCCTGGGCCCTGCGCCTCCGCGCCGAACCGTTCAGGGCTCCGCCGGAGCCGGAATGATGCCGCGCCGCGCCAGTTCGGCAATCACCTGGGCCACCGAGTCCTCGAGGCTCTGCTCCCCGGTGGCCACCCGCAGCTCGGGGGCCTCGGGGGCCTCGTAGGGGCTGGAAATGCCGGTGAACTCCTTGATCTCCCCCGCCCTGGCCTTGGCGTAGAGCCCCTTGGTGTCCCGCTGCTCGCAGACCGCCAGGTCGGCGGCGCAGTGAATCTCGAGGAAATCGCCCGCCTCCACCAGCTCCCGGGCCCGCTGGCGGTCGGCCCGGAAGGGGGAGACGAAGGCGGTAAGCACCACCACGCCGGCATCGAGGAACAGCTTGGCCACCTCACCGATGCGGCGGATGTTCTCCTCGCGGTCGGCGTCGGAGAAGCCCAGATCGCTGCACAGCCCGTGGCGGACGTTGTCGCCATCGAGCACGTAGCAGGCAAGCCCCTGCTCGAACAGGGCCGAATTCACCGCATTGGCCAGGGTGCTCTTCCCCGCCCCGGAGAGCCCCGTGAACCAGAGGATGGCGCTGCGGTGGCCCCGCTGGTGGGCCCGGGCGGCGCGGGTCACGGTGGAATGGTGCCAGACGATGTTGGTGGCCTTGGCCGGCGAGGTCATCTCGGACACGGAAACGGGGCGGGGGCTTCGGGCCGCATTCTCCCCTACCCCCCCGCTTGCTTCGGCCGGAACCCCTCTGCCACCAGCTCAGCCAGGGTGAGGGCCACCTGGTCGCCCTGGAGTTCGATCACGCCGTCTTTGAGGGTGCCGCCGGTGCCGGCGCGGGTCTTGAGCCGCTGCAGCAAGGCGCGGGCTTCGACGTCTGGAATCTCCAGCCCCGTGACCGCCGTGACCAGCTTGCCGCCCTTGCCCGCCTTGGTGCGCTGCACCCGCACCCGCTGCTGGGCCCTGGCCACGCCAGGGCCACCGGGGGACGGTGGCCGTTGCAGGCTCTCCGAGCCACTGAACTCCCTCCAACCGCCCTTAGGCATGGGTGCGGCCCCCCCTGAAGAGCTGCTTCATGCGGCGGCCGGCGGCGGACACCAACCGGGACGGCAAGGATCTGGATCGCATCGTTTCAGGTAGAGACGGCGGTTCGGAGAAGTCGTAGCCCTCCCCGACGCGATGGCGGGCCATGGCCTTGTGATTGGCGGCGGCGGTGTAGTGGCAGACGTAGGAGCGGCGGGTGCGCGAAGGATCGGCCATAGCGGTACCGCCGTGAACCAGCGCCCCGTGCCAGATCAGCAGGTCGCCGCGCCTGGGCAGGTAGGTGCTCGGTGTCCAGCCCTGCTGGTTGATCAAGGCGCTCAGGTAATGGCCATAGCCTGCGGCTGTCTGAGGGTCGGTGTTGCGGCTGGCCAGAATTCCGCCCTGGTTCCAGTCATAGAACTGATGCTCCGACAGGAGGTGGGAACCCTTGTAATACACAAGCGGCCCGGCCTGATCGCTGATGTCTTCCAGGGGAATCCAGGCTGCGGCCAGATGGCCCAGCCGGTTGTGATGGTGCACGTAGGAGAAGTCCTGGTGCAAGGATTGTTCGCTGCTTTTCCAGAAGGTGAGCGATTGAATCAGGGCCGGTGCCGATCCGAAGAGCTCATCGAGAAAAGCGATGATGGGCTCTGAGAAGGCAAGATCGCGGGCTGAATCGAAGTAGCGATGCAGGTCATTGAGCTTGAGCCCGGGTCCTGCCTGGCGCAAATCTGTGATGCCCAACATTGGAAGATTACGTAGAACCCTGGCTTCGTAGTGATCGGCATTGCCATCAATGCCGATCAGGCCATACAGCAGGGAGGCCTGGGCCAGGCGCGGCAGGTCGTCCAGGTCGGCGTCCACCCGGTTGAGCAGGACAGGGTCCATCACCTGCGGAAAGATGATCACACCGTCTCGAAGGAACTGCAGCACCTCCGGTGAATAGATCTGACACGCCACTTCGGGCTGCTGGCGATACAGCCGTTCCGCCAGCGTCAGGGACGAGAGGTAGTGGTGGGGGAGCATCTCTGGCGATCGTTTGGAACGGGGCCGGCAGCCGCTGCCTCCCCTGATTCTGCGGAGGCTCGCTGGAATCCCAGGGTCCCTCCCAGCCGTGCCGGGTGGTGCCTCCCTACTCTGAATCATCCCCTTCAGTGCCTCCGGTGACCAGCACCGTCCCTACCCGCCGCGTCGATCCGGCCGAGCTGCAGCCGTCGGTCCGCCCGGATGGCCTGGGCCGTTTCGGCCCCTTCGGCGGTCAGTACGTGCCCGAAACCCTGATGCCCGCCCTGGCGGAGCTGGAGGCCGCCGCCGCCGAGGCCTGGGCCGATCCCGCCTTCACCGCCCGGCTGGACCACCTGCTGCGTCATTACGTCGGGCGACCTACGCCGCTCTATGAAGCCGAGCGCCTCACGGCCCATTACCGCCGCGAGGAGGGCGGCCCGCGCCTGTGGCTGAAGCGCGAGGACCTCAACCACACCGGCGCCCACAAGATCAACAACGCCCTGGGCCAGGCCCTGCTGGCGTTGCGGATGGGCAAGCAGCGGATCATCGCCGAAACCGGCGCCGGCCAGCACGGGGTGGCCACGGCCACGGTCTGCGCCCGCTTCGGGCTGGAGTGCGTCATTTACATGGGCGCCGAAGACATGCGCCGCCAGGCCCTGAACGTGTTCCGGATGCGACTGCTGGGGGCCACCGTCCAGCCCGTCACCGCCGGCACCGCCACCCTCAAGGACGCCACCAGCGAAGCCATCCGCGATTGGGTCACCAACGTCGAGACGACCCATTACATCCTCGGCTCGGTGGCCGGTCCGCACCCCTACCCGATGCTGGTGCGGGATTTCCATGCCGTGATCGGCCAGGAAGCCAGGTCCCAGTGCCTGGAGGCCTTCGGCCGGCTGCCGGATGTGCTGATCGCCTGTGTGGGCGGCGGCTCCAACGCCATGGGCCTGTTCCATCCCTTCGTTGAGGACGCCGATGTGCGCCTGATCGGCGTGGAGGCGGCCGGCGAGGGTGTGGCCACGGGCCGCCATGCCGCCACGATCACCGAAGGGCGGGTGGGGGTGCTGCACGGCGCCATGAGCCTGCTGCTGCAGGACGATGAAGGCCAGGTGCAGGAGGCCCATTCGATCAGTGCCGGCCTCGATTACCCGGGCGTGGGGCCGGAGCACAGCTACCTCAAGGGCATCGGCCGGGCGGAGTACGCCGCCGTCACCGACGCCCAGGCCCTTGAAGCCCTGCAACGGGTGAGCGAGCTGGAGGGGATCATCCCTGCCCTGGAGACGGCCCATGCCTTCGCCTGGCTGGAAACGCTCTGCCCCACCCTCGCCCCCGGCACCGAAGTGGTGCTCAATCTCTCCGGCCGCGGCGACAAGGACGTCAACACGGTGGCGGAGAAGCTGGGCGACGGCCTGGCCGGATAGGTTTCCCGCCCCGCTCGCCAGGCTGTGGCCTCAGAGCGGATCCTGCTCCCAGGGGAATCGGGGCAGCTTGTTGAGGCCCTCCTGCATGTGGCGGGCCCAGACATCCATGGTGTGCTGGATTTCCGGGGCCTCCTTTTCGAGTTTGAGGTGGCGGCCCACCTTGAATTCGTCACGGCGCACCAGGGCGATCTCGAAGGGGGGGCCCACGGTGAGATTGGAGCGGCGGGTCACGATCTCTGACACCAGGCAGAGGCGTGCCGCGTCCTCCAGGGAGAGGTCCGGTCGGCCGATGTAATCGAGGGGAGGTTTGCCGTACTTGGTTTCGCCGATCTGCAGGAAGGGGGTGTCGGCGGTGGCCATGATCGCGTTGCCCTGGGGATACACCATGTAGAGCCCGTGGGGCTGGCCCGCGATCTGGCCGCCCAGGATGAAGCTGGCCTCGCCGCTGGCACCCGCCTGGCGCAGGTTGGGATTGAACTCCTTCTGGACCATCACATTGAGGCGGCCGATGTAATCGGCCACCTCAAACAGATAGCGGGCGGTGAGCATGCTTGGTCCCGCCGGGGGGTCGTCCTGGCGGCTCCACTGGGGACTGGGACCGGCTCCGTGGTTCTCGATGTCGCGGCGGATGCGATTGAGCACGGCCTGCGTGGTACCCAGATTGCCGGCTGCCATCAGCACGAACAGCCGATCCGGAGCCGGCGCCAGCACATGCATCTTGCTGTAGCTGGAGATGTAATCGACGCCTGCGTTGGTGCGGGAATCGGAGGCGAACACCAGGCCGCTCTGGAGCAGAAAACCGAGGCAATAGGTCAT
This window harbors:
- a CDS encoding DUF456 family protein, which translates into the protein MTPASLPSLDRVDVLWWIALLIQALAIPGTVLPVAPGLTLLPLGALLWCWAVGWSAGWPALLLAVVLLALGWGAEALGLLLGPARLQATRWSYVGAGLGLVVGLLGLLPALPVGGPLLGALVGPLLGASLGELLTAPPSLGPPGLGRLRRSLLVGLAVVAGMLVSRVAQLLLALVGLLGFVLLTAGPFATRLAG
- a CDS encoding cysteine desulfurase family protein — encoded protein: MLTYLDHHASTPCDPAVLAAMAPWWTQNAANPSSRLYRPALEAGAAVDIARKRVAEALGVDSDAVIFTSGATEANNLALRGVAEAALERGEPRRRLVTLASEHRAVLEPMAWLERHGFPLTVLPVGADGRLDPDRLAQALGPDTLLLSVMAANNEIGVLQPLAEIGALCRQRGVLFHCDAAQAVGHIPLAMAELGIDLLSLSGHKLYGPKGVGALLRREGVPLAPQQLGGGQEGGLRGGTLPVPLIVGLGAAVTGALADRQERAERLGALRDRLWNELEALGGMRRNGQPLHTLPHSLSVTVEGVDGTRLHRQLRRQVAVSSGSACSQGSPSHVLAALGLDRRAAGATVRFGLGRGTTAADVDVAVAAMRDAVAELRVPL
- a CDS encoding response regulator transcription factor encodes the protein MSQDPSAVAGPISEPSGVEETPEATSSTPVRLLLVDDEPGLRTAVKAYLEDEGFAVTTANDGEEGWTAAQAQMPDVVITDVMMPRCDGYGLLKRLRADERLGGTPVIFLTAKGMTADRIAGFQAGADDYIPKPFDPDELVARVRNVVRRQERLLAEAARFADADIGAMARQITEIRSMLGGGGASGAAGSARKPVSDVKLDFTPREASVLQLVAEGMMNKEIARRLETSIRNVEKYVSRLFIKTGTASRTELVRFALEHGLVD
- a CDS encoding pseudouridine synthase — translated: MGWSIEAPQLPPLNLPPGWLPSEPNAGWTYRDRIPTSAAGLGVVAFYAGRYSHSSRADWGQRLAAGEISRNGETLRAEVSLAGGDRLLWRRPPWAEPAVPARWDVIHDDGDLLVIDKPSGLPVLPAGGFLEHTVLRLLERQTAAGPAGAPPPRPVHRLGRFTSGLLVCARRPATRAWLSQRLRESSAAGEGEAPSCRKLYRALLTPGGLALELGVPLPITTPIGRGAHPLLGWIWCASPDGLAASSQLTLLRRHPDGDLVQVAIATGRPHQIRIHCAAIGAPLLGDPLYLPGGSARVAVLPGEGGYRLQAHRLSLTGPDGAALAWEAPLAAWDPG
- the bchM gene encoding magnesium protoporphyrin IX methyltransferase, with product MPPELQPPAPAETQAEKAEVQAYFESTGFERWNRIYSDSEEVNRVQRNIRLGHQKTVDAVLAWLQQQGDLASRSFCDAGCGVGSLSLPLAALGAGSIAASDLSAAMVAEASRRAAEAGLDSRQLSFSASDLESLQGHYDTVICLDVFIHYPQAAAEAMVQHLAAMAERQLIVSFAPYTPLLAVLKQIGQLFPGPSKTTRAYTLREDGIVAAAASAGFRPVHRSLNQAPFYFSRLIAFERG
- a CDS encoding N-acetylglucosamine-6-phosphate deacetylase, which encodes MALSRPVAARMRWLSNLRLAGDDLACDETEARWRVGVDSEGLIARVRPTPPGSQSAGEDWGGDWLSMGGVDLQINGGLGLAFPELTSSDLPRLQALLELVWRDGVEAICPTLVTCAPEALRQALAVLAEARRRHRPGRCRLLGAHLEGPFLAPERRGAHPAQHLQAPSRAALERLIAGFAGGPEADVALVTLAPELEGAAEVIAALRAAGVVVSLGHSGADAAQASQAFTQGVGMLTHSFNAMAGLHHRAPGPVGAALRQGEVALGLIADGVHVDPTMAVLLQRLAPRQVVIVSDALAPYGLADGSHRWDERLLLVQDGSCRLEDGTLAGVTLPLLEGVRRLAGWGGQVTASIAAATLAPRRLLGERRPLEQLLLGQPLGDTLRWGTAADGRLHWRRPVTVPQAPPP
- the purE gene encoding 5-(carboxyamino)imidazole ribonucleotide mutase, which codes for MDPAAPASASAPPPQVAVVMGSDSDLPTLEPAVRILAQLGVATEVRVLSAHRTPREMADFAEAAASRGLRVIIAGAGGAAHLPGMVAAFSMLPVIGVPVRSQALSGVDSLHSIVQMPAGIPVATVAIGGGLNAGLLAASILAMTDPVLAQALEAYRRGLHDQVVAKDGRLQALGSAAYLEAMGQG
- a CDS encoding AI-2E family transporter yields the protein MLERLVLPPWLRFSLALPLLVLNLWVLRQLLVPLAPFPALFLTAALLAFLLDIPSRWLIQRGLPRPLALLLVLGLSLSAVVLAALVLVPRLVEQLGDLVLALPGWLAEGETLLGRLQSWATERGLPTDFGGLSSDLITRTSKIASQLSQQLLGILGATVSITVNTVIVLVLAVFLLLGGEGIARGLAEWLPSGTRALVLSTLDRTFRGYFAGQVVLALILSGAQSLVFTLLGIPYGVLFAVAIGFTTLIPYASALTIVGVSVLLALEDPRTGLEVLAVAITVGQVVDQVIQPRLMGSIVGLQPAWLLISLPIGARLGGLLGLGELLGLLLAVPVASCSKTFLDAWALRLRAEPFRAPPEPE
- the cysC gene encoding adenylyl-sulfate kinase gives rise to the protein MTSPAKATNIVWHHSTVTRAARAHQRGHRSAILWFTGLSGAGKSTLANAVNSALFEQGLACYVLDGDNVRHGLCSDLGFSDADREENIRRIGEVAKLFLDAGVVVLTAFVSPFRADRQRARELVEAGDFLEIHCAADLAVCEQRDTKGLYAKARAGEIKEFTGISSPYEAPEAPELRVATGEQSLEDSVAQVIAELARRGIIPAPAEP